One Tomitella gaofuii DNA segment encodes these proteins:
- the trxB gene encoding thioredoxin-disulfide reductase, with translation MSTSTVHELIIVGSGPAGYTAGIYAGRAELAPVLFEGSQFGGALMTTTDVENYPGFAQGIMGPELMDQMREQAIRFGADVRTEDVDAIDLSGPVKTVTVGDEVHRARAVILTMGAAARYLGVPGEQELLGRGVSSCATCDGFFFKEQDIAVIGGGDSAMEEATFLTKFARSVTIVHRREEFRASKIMLERARANEKIRFLTNKAVESVVGDNAVSTLNLRDTVTGEESTLAVTGMFVAIGHDPRSELVRGQVDTDEDGYVRVASPMTSTSAPGVFAAGDLVDHTFRQAVTAAGTGCSAAIEAERWLASHPAGDDAVKSASTHAAGPVAATV, from the coding sequence ATGAGCACCTCCACAGTCCACGAACTCATCATCGTCGGCTCAGGCCCCGCCGGGTACACGGCCGGGATCTACGCCGGCCGCGCAGAGCTCGCGCCCGTCCTGTTCGAGGGCTCCCAGTTCGGCGGCGCGCTGATGACCACCACAGACGTGGAGAACTACCCCGGTTTCGCCCAGGGCATCATGGGCCCCGAACTGATGGACCAGATGCGTGAACAGGCCATCCGGTTCGGTGCCGACGTGCGCACCGAGGATGTCGACGCCATCGACCTGTCCGGCCCGGTGAAGACGGTCACCGTCGGCGACGAGGTCCACCGGGCGCGTGCCGTGATCCTCACGATGGGCGCAGCCGCGCGTTACCTGGGCGTTCCCGGGGAACAGGAGCTGCTCGGCCGCGGCGTCAGCTCCTGCGCCACCTGCGACGGCTTCTTCTTCAAGGAGCAGGATATCGCCGTGATCGGCGGCGGAGACTCGGCGATGGAGGAGGCGACCTTCCTGACCAAGTTCGCCCGGTCGGTCACCATCGTGCACCGGCGCGAGGAGTTCCGTGCATCCAAGATCATGCTTGAACGCGCCCGGGCCAACGAGAAGATCCGGTTCCTCACCAACAAAGCGGTCGAGTCGGTCGTCGGCGACAATGCGGTGTCCACGCTGAACCTGCGTGACACGGTGACCGGCGAGGAGTCGACCCTCGCGGTCACCGGCATGTTCGTCGCCATCGGCCACGACCCGCGCAGCGAGCTGGTCCGCGGCCAGGTGGACACCGACGAGGACGGCTACGTGCGCGTCGCTTCGCCGATGACGTCCACGTCCGCTCCCGGGGTCTTCGCGGCCGGCGACCTTGTCGACCACACATTCCGGCAGGCGGTCACGGCCGCCGGCACCGGCTGCTCCGCCGCTATCGAGGCGGAGCGTTGGCTGGCCTCGCACCCCGCCGGCGACGACGCCGTGAAGTCCGCCAGTACGCACGCGGCGGGCCCCGTCGCCGCCACCGTCTGA
- the trxA gene encoding thioredoxin — protein sequence MSSTITVTEGSFENDVLQSDKPVLVDFWATWCGPCKMIAPVIEELAAAHSDKVTFAKVDVDKAPGIQRDLQIMSIPTLMLFEGGRQSGQLVGAQSKSKILELLSGKI from the coding sequence ATGTCCTCGACGATCACCGTCACCGAAGGTTCTTTCGAGAACGACGTGCTGCAGAGCGACAAGCCTGTGCTCGTGGACTTCTGGGCCACATGGTGCGGTCCGTGCAAGATGATCGCTCCTGTCATCGAGGAGCTCGCCGCGGCGCATTCCGACAAGGTCACCTTCGCCAAGGTGGACGTGGACAAGGCGCCGGGGATCCAGCGCGACCTGCAGATCATGTCCATCCCGACGCTGATGCTCTTTGAGGGCGGCCGGCAATCGGGCCAGCTCGTGGGCGCTCAGTCCAAGTCCAAGATCCTCGAACTGTTGTCCGGAAAGATCTGA
- a CDS encoding N-acetylmuramoyl-L-alanine amidase, with translation MHPLRLGSRGAAVAEVRTILTGIGMLRGEAAVDASVPVGSEQWNRGEPFFDEHLDLVIRTFQQQRGLLVDGVVGPATYQALRDASYRLGTRTLAYQVAAPMTGDDVATLQLRLQDLGFYRDLVDGYFGRATHEALVSYQSEYGLSADGICGPATLRSLQFLGTRVTGGSPHALTERELVRRSGPRLAGKRIVLDPGLGGTEPGLTVPNPHADNESLTQADIAWDITTRLEGRMAATGMETILTRGRRNSPTVAERAHIANAFGADLMISIQASSSSSPHPNGVATFHFGNTHGSTSMIGSILSGFIQREIVARTALRDCRSHARTWDILRLTRMPVAQVDVGYLSNATDLTLLSNPQTRDIVAEAVLVAVKRLYLLDKDDQPTGSYTFSRLLAEEQS, from the coding sequence ATGCACCCACTCCGCCTCGGCTCGCGCGGTGCCGCGGTGGCGGAGGTTCGTACCATCCTCACCGGTATCGGCATGCTCCGGGGCGAAGCCGCGGTGGATGCGTCCGTGCCGGTCGGCAGCGAGCAGTGGAATCGCGGCGAGCCTTTTTTCGATGAACACCTCGACCTGGTCATCCGCACCTTCCAGCAGCAACGGGGTCTGCTCGTCGACGGAGTCGTCGGGCCTGCCACGTACCAAGCGCTGCGCGACGCTTCCTACCGCCTGGGCACCCGCACGCTGGCCTACCAGGTGGCGGCGCCGATGACCGGCGACGACGTCGCCACCCTCCAGCTGCGGCTGCAGGATCTCGGCTTCTACCGCGACCTGGTCGACGGCTACTTCGGCCGCGCCACACACGAGGCGTTGGTGTCGTACCAGAGCGAGTACGGCCTTTCCGCCGACGGTATCTGCGGGCCCGCCACCCTGCGGTCGCTGCAGTTTCTCGGCACCCGTGTCACCGGCGGGTCTCCGCACGCCTTGACGGAACGCGAGCTGGTGCGCCGCTCGGGTCCCCGCCTGGCGGGCAAGCGCATCGTGCTCGACCCGGGCCTCGGCGGCACCGAACCCGGGTTGACCGTGCCGAACCCGCACGCGGACAACGAATCGCTCACCCAGGCGGACATCGCATGGGACATCACGACCCGCCTCGAGGGTCGCATGGCCGCCACCGGTATGGAGACCATCCTGACCCGGGGTCGCAGGAACAGCCCCACCGTGGCCGAACGCGCGCACATCGCTAACGCCTTCGGCGCCGACCTCATGATCTCCATCCAGGCGAGCTCATCGAGCTCGCCGCACCCCAACGGTGTCGCCACCTTCCACTTCGGCAACACGCACGGGTCCACCTCGATGATCGGTTCGATCCTCAGCGGATTCATCCAGCGCGAGATCGTGGCACGCACGGCCTTGCGCGACTGCCGCAGCCACGCCCGCACCTGGGATATCCTGCGTCTCACGCGTATGCCCGTCGCCCAGGTCGACGTGGGCTATCTGTCGAACGCCACCGACCTCACGCTGCTGTCGAACCCGCAGACCCGGGACATCGTCGCCGAGGCGGTCCTCGTCGCCGTCAAGCGCCTCTACCTGCTGGACAAGGACGACCAGCCGACGGGCAGCTACACCTTCTCCCGCCTGCTCGCCGAGGAACAGTCCTGA
- a CDS encoding acetyltransferase — translation MEVDTTPLTLATIGDLPGHGRSCVFWEVDPDSGDGPHLDAAFEKEAWLSMVMLDWGPCGRIAWEEDAAVGYALYAPPALLPYAHRFPTGPASTDAILLTQLTSRAGPAGEMDPGRDAVLLDAVVGDLIRRGVRAVEAFGYRAPATLGPGDQAFDPFDLVRGIPESAGPDCTCSRCMIPAVSLAAWGFEEVAPHSLFPRFRLELGRDLGWKAEVEAALESLLVTDQAVSTPRAGGSPLVTARASAESRMR, via the coding sequence GTGGAGGTGGACACCACTCCCCTGACCCTGGCGACGATAGGCGATCTTCCGGGACACGGACGATCGTGCGTCTTCTGGGAGGTCGACCCTGATTCCGGCGACGGCCCGCACCTCGATGCAGCCTTCGAGAAGGAGGCGTGGCTTTCGATGGTGATGCTGGACTGGGGCCCGTGCGGACGGATCGCATGGGAGGAGGACGCCGCTGTCGGCTACGCGCTGTACGCCCCTCCGGCGCTCCTCCCGTACGCCCATCGCTTTCCGACGGGGCCGGCGAGCACGGACGCGATCCTGTTGACGCAGCTGACCAGCCGGGCGGGACCTGCGGGAGAGATGGACCCCGGCCGGGACGCCGTTCTTCTCGACGCCGTTGTGGGCGACTTGATACGGCGCGGTGTGCGCGCGGTCGAGGCGTTCGGCTATCGGGCGCCCGCAACGTTGGGCCCCGGCGACCAGGCCTTCGATCCGTTCGACCTGGTGCGGGGCATACCGGAGTCGGCCGGGCCCGATTGCACGTGCTCGCGGTGCATGATTCCGGCGGTATCCTTGGCCGCGTGGGGATTCGAAGAGGTAGCGCCCCACAGTCTGTTCCCGCGGTTCCGCCTGGAACTGGGCCGCGATCTGGGATGGAAGGCCGAGGTGGAAGCGGCGCTCGAGAGCCTGCTCGTCACCGATCAGGCGGTGTCGACGCCGCGCGCGGGAGGTTCGCCCTTGGTCACCGCCCGGGCGTCGGCGGAATCCAGGATGCGATAG
- a CDS encoding ParB/RepB/Spo0J family partition protein has translation MSQTRKGGLGRGLAALIPTGPTEGPRLGAAAADVVFGPDSKIIGAPAGPEKDEDSSVDSPEEVRVDGDASGAAPTGTKTASTKNESAQDDSDEGGAARRDAVASRNIGEQAPASAGRSDANAARTDSDTGAGGPADIGAEYREIPLEQIEPNPKQPRQVFDEEALAELVHSIREFGLLQPVVVREVSRDRFQLIMGERRWRASQRAETATIPAIVRNNADDTLLRDALLENIHRVQLNPLEEASAYQQLLEEFGVTHDELASRIGRSRPVISNTIRLLRLPVPVQRRVAAGVLSAGHARALLSLEAGAEAQEALAARVIAEGMSVRATEEAVTLANREGDSPTPAPVRRKPIQMPALQEVAERLSDSFDTRVTVSLGKKKGKIVVEFGTVDDLERIIKLMEHEND, from the coding sequence ATGAGTCAGACACGTAAGGGCGGCCTGGGGCGAGGGCTGGCCGCGTTGATCCCCACCGGACCGACAGAGGGTCCGCGACTCGGCGCCGCCGCGGCGGACGTGGTGTTCGGCCCCGATTCGAAGATCATCGGTGCGCCGGCGGGGCCCGAGAAGGACGAGGACTCGTCGGTCGACTCCCCCGAGGAAGTACGTGTTGACGGTGACGCGTCGGGTGCGGCGCCGACCGGCACGAAGACCGCCTCCACAAAGAACGAGTCCGCGCAGGACGACTCCGATGAGGGCGGCGCTGCACGACGCGATGCAGTGGCGAGTCGGAACATTGGAGAGCAGGCGCCCGCGTCTGCGGGGCGTAGTGACGCGAACGCGGCCCGCACGGACTCCGATACCGGCGCGGGTGGACCCGCGGACATCGGTGCGGAGTATCGAGAGATTCCGCTCGAACAGATCGAGCCGAACCCCAAGCAGCCGCGTCAGGTCTTCGATGAGGAGGCACTGGCGGAGCTGGTGCACTCGATCCGCGAGTTCGGACTGCTGCAACCGGTGGTCGTTCGCGAGGTTTCCCGTGACCGTTTCCAGCTGATCATGGGCGAGCGCCGCTGGCGCGCGAGTCAGCGTGCGGAAACCGCCACGATTCCGGCGATCGTGCGCAACAACGCGGACGACACACTCCTACGTGACGCGCTGCTGGAGAACATTCACCGCGTCCAGCTGAATCCACTCGAAGAGGCATCGGCTTACCAGCAGCTGCTGGAGGAGTTCGGCGTGACGCACGATGAACTGGCGTCGCGCATCGGGCGCTCTCGGCCGGTCATCTCGAACACGATACGTCTGCTGCGGCTGCCGGTACCGGTGCAGCGGCGCGTCGCCGCCGGAGTGCTGTCCGCCGGACACGCGCGCGCGTTGCTGTCGCTGGAGGCGGGCGCGGAGGCGCAGGAAGCGCTCGCCGCGCGTGTCATCGCCGAGGGGATGTCGGTGCGCGCCACCGAGGAGGCGGTGACGCTCGCGAACAGGGAGGGCGACTCCCCGACCCCGGCTCCGGTCCGCCGTAAGCCGATTCAGATGCCGGCGCTGCAGGAGGTGGCGGAGCGGCTCTCGGACAGTTTCGACACGCGGGTGACCGTGAGCCTGGGCAAGAAGAAGGGCAAAATTGTCGTCGAGTTCGGCACCGTCGACGATCTCGAGCGCATCATCAAGCTCATGGAGCACGAGAACGACTGA
- a CDS encoding ParA family protein, translating into MTNDTAEEVQNAQPALEALPRPEARRVITIANQKGGVGKTTTAVNLAAALAAHGLSVLVIDLDPQGNASTALGIDHRSGVASSYELLIGEVDMAEAIHQSPHNENLYCVPATIDLAGAEIELVSMVAREGRLKNAIDHTALDQHNIDYVLIDCPPSLGLLTVNALVAAREVLLPIQCEYYALEGVGQLLRNIELVQAHLNPSLHVSTILLTMYDGRTKLAGQVADEVRNHFGAVVLRTIIPRSVKVSEAPGYGLTVLEYDPASRGAMSYLDAGKEIAERGAATVKVRER; encoded by the coding sequence ATGACTAACGACACTGCTGAAGAAGTGCAGAACGCGCAGCCGGCGCTTGAGGCGCTCCCTCGGCCGGAGGCGCGGCGTGTGATCACGATCGCGAACCAGAAGGGCGGCGTCGGCAAGACCACCACCGCGGTCAACCTTGCAGCGGCGCTCGCCGCACACGGGTTGTCGGTTCTCGTCATCGACCTCGACCCCCAAGGCAATGCAAGTACTGCGCTCGGCATCGACCACCGATCTGGAGTGGCTTCGTCGTACGAGCTGCTCATCGGCGAGGTCGATATGGCCGAGGCGATCCATCAGAGCCCGCACAACGAGAATCTCTATTGCGTGCCGGCCACCATCGATCTCGCCGGTGCCGAGATCGAGCTCGTCTCGATGGTTGCGCGCGAGGGCAGGTTGAAGAATGCGATCGACCACACGGCACTCGATCAGCACAACATCGACTACGTACTCATCGACTGCCCGCCATCGCTCGGCCTGCTCACGGTGAACGCATTGGTGGCGGCGCGCGAGGTGCTGCTGCCGATCCAATGCGAGTACTACGCCCTCGAAGGCGTTGGACAGCTTCTTCGCAACATCGAGCTCGTGCAGGCGCACCTCAATCCCTCGCTCCATGTCTCGACAATCCTGCTGACGATGTACGACGGCAGGACGAAGCTGGCCGGGCAGGTGGCGGACGAGGTGCGCAATCACTTTGGTGCGGTGGTGCTCAGGACGATCATCCCCCGAAGCGTGAAGGTGTCCGAGGCGCCGGGCTATGGTTTGACGGTGTTGGAGTACGACCCGGCCTCGAGGGGTGCGATGAGCTACCTGGATGCCGGGAAGGAAATAGCGGAGCGTGGGGCAGCCACGGTCAAGGTGCGGGAGCGATGA
- the rsmG gene encoding 16S rRNA (guanine(527)-N(7))-methyltransferase RsmG: MFHVEQEVPESMREAAEQVFGDRLPLALGYYASLASDGVERGLIGPREVPRLWERHILNCAVLGELIDDGATVVDIGSGAGLPGIPLAIARPDLTIKLVEPLLRRTRYLGEVNELLGLGAIVVRGRAEQSGVVKEAGGADYVTSRAVAPLERLVPWSLPLVRKGGHMLAIKGSSAGEEIDRARRDLEKAGATELRLATCGEGLLSTPTTVVSAVRATRRVARAQ, from the coding sequence TTGTTTCACGTGGAACAAGAAGTTCCAGAGTCCATGCGGGAAGCCGCCGAGCAGGTATTCGGGGATCGGTTGCCTCTCGCGCTCGGGTATTACGCATCCTTGGCGTCCGATGGCGTGGAGCGAGGGCTGATCGGCCCGCGTGAGGTGCCCCGGCTTTGGGAGCGGCACATCCTCAACTGCGCAGTCCTCGGTGAACTGATCGACGACGGCGCGACCGTCGTGGATATCGGCAGTGGCGCCGGCCTGCCTGGCATTCCACTGGCGATCGCCCGCCCCGATCTGACCATCAAGCTCGTCGAACCGCTGTTGCGCCGGACCCGATACCTCGGCGAGGTCAACGAGTTGCTCGGGCTCGGGGCGATCGTTGTACGCGGAAGGGCGGAGCAGTCGGGTGTGGTGAAGGAGGCGGGCGGTGCGGACTATGTGACTTCGCGTGCGGTGGCACCACTGGAGCGGCTGGTTCCCTGGTCGTTGCCTCTGGTGCGCAAGGGCGGGCATATGCTCGCGATCAAAGGGTCCAGCGCCGGGGAGGAGATCGATCGAGCACGCCGGGACCTGGAGAAGGCCGGTGCCACGGAGTTGCGATTGGCCACCTGTGGTGAGGGACTTCTGAGTACGCCGACTACTGTGGTGTCCGCAGTACGTGCGACTCGCAGGGTTGCTCGTGCGCAGTGA
- a CDS encoding R3H domain-containing nucleic acid-binding protein — protein MTKPPRTGHETRRDHVAHDDLLQPEGAQAEDQQSDTPAEADTAAEQSTDEQDGSGLSGEELLVEEGEIAGDYLEQLLDVLDYDGDIDMDVEGRRAVVSVDGGRDLGRLVGQSGDVLDALQELTRLAVQQQTGVRSRLMLDVAGWRAGKRTELTRLGTTVAERVKDSGEREELKPMTPFERKIVHDAVASVDGVYSESVGTDSSRRVVVLPE, from the coding sequence ATGACGAAGCCTCCCCGTACGGGGCACGAGACAAGGAGAGATCACGTGGCTCACGACGACCTGCTGCAGCCCGAAGGGGCGCAGGCCGAAGACCAACAGTCCGACACGCCCGCGGAGGCCGACACCGCGGCGGAGCAGTCGACCGACGAGCAGGACGGGTCCGGGCTCAGTGGTGAAGAGCTGCTTGTCGAGGAGGGCGAGATCGCCGGCGACTACCTCGAGCAGCTGCTCGACGTCCTCGACTACGACGGGGACATCGACATGGACGTCGAGGGCCGTCGTGCGGTCGTGAGTGTCGACGGGGGCCGTGACCTCGGACGGCTGGTCGGCCAGTCAGGCGACGTGCTCGACGCCTTGCAGGAGCTGACCCGCCTCGCGGTCCAGCAGCAGACCGGCGTCCGCAGCCGGCTGATGCTGGACGTGGCCGGCTGGCGTGCGGGCAAGCGCACCGAACTGACACGCTTGGGAACGACGGTGGCCGAACGGGTAAAAGACAGCGGCGAACGCGAAGAGCTCAAGCCGATGACGCCCTTCGAACGCAAGATCGTCCATGACGCAGTGGCGTCGGTCGACGGCGTCTACAGCGAGAGTGTGGGCACAGACTCCTCTCGGCGCGTCGTCGTTCTGCCCGAGTGA